In Pyxicephalus adspersus chromosome 12, UCB_Pads_2.0, whole genome shotgun sequence, a genomic segment contains:
- the LOC140342487 gene encoding olfactory receptor 2D3-like, whose amino-acid sequence MEVVNQTYPPRIILLGVSDVPYLQVLFFIIFLVIYMIMLSGNLLLVIVVRINPKLHTPMYFFLSNLSVIDMSFSSSIVPVILVKMLAKDRSISLLECGIQVFFSLALGAIECMILAVMAYDRYAAICKPLHYNAIMNTKFCYCLSVLTWSIGFLNSIVLVSHTFQLPFCRWHLNHFFCEIPPMLRIACTDTWLNLIVVFTSAGLIVMSSFFLTLISYIRIISTILKIRSSQGRHKAFSTCGSHLTVVTIFYGTIMFMYLRPRSISTHEMDRVVSVIYTTVTPMLNPFIYSMRNKDVKGSFSGKFIKK is encoded by the coding sequence ATGGAAGTGGTCAATCAGACATATCCGCCTCGGATTATTCTTCTAGGAGTCTCCGATGTCCCCTATCTTCAGGTCCTATTCTTCATCATTTTCCTAGTGATCTATATGATCATGTTGTCAGGAAATCTTCTCCTGGTCATTGTAGTGAGGATCAACCCAAAACTCCACACTCCTATGTACTTTTTTCTGAGTAACCTCTCTGTTATTGACATGTCCTTTTCCTCCAGTATTGTTCCTGTAATCTTGGTCAAAATGCTTGCCAAAGACAGAAGTATTTCCTTACTGGAATGCGGGATACAAGTATTTTTCTCTTTAGCTCTAGGGGCAATTGAGTGTATGATACTGGCAGTCATGGCCTATGATAGATATGCAGCTATCTGTAAGCCATTGCACTACAATGCCATCATGAACACAAAGTTCTGCTATTGTTTATCCGTACTAACCTGGAGTATAGGATTCTTGAATTCCATCGTCCTGGTAAGTCACACGTTTCAACTACCTTTCTGCAGGTGGCACCTGAACCATTTCTTTTGTGAAATTCCCCCAATGTTACGGATAGCCTGCACAGACACTTGGCTCAATCTTATTGTGGTCTTCACATCTGCAGGACTCATTGTTATGAGTTCTTTCTTTCTAACTCTTATCTCCTATATTCGTATTATCTCCACCATCCTGAAGATCCGTTCTTCACAAGGGAGGCATAAAGCTTTCTCCACATGTGGATCTCACCTGACTGTGGTCACAATCTTCTATGGAACCATCATGTTCATGTACCTGAGGCCACGCTCCATAAGTACTCATGAAATGGACAGAGTTGTGTCTGTCATTTATACTACAGTGACTCCAATGTTAAATCCTTTTATCTACAGTATGAGGAATAAAGATGTTAAAGGTTCATTTAGCGGTAAATTTATTAAGAAGTAA
- the LOC140342488 gene encoding olfactory receptor-like protein OLF1, producing MGHPNKTSEKFFLLGLSTDPYLQVICFLVFLVIYLTTLSGNLLLIFVVRSNPKLQTPMYFFLSNLSIIDLCFSSTIVPILLLNTISTNGSISLDGCATQMFFSLVLGATECLLLAVMAYDRYAAICKPLHYNAIMNKKSCIGLALIAWSGGLVNATIHVVLTFQLPYCRSHHVNHFFCEVPPFLRLSCRDTRLNEIAMYIAAGIISLCAFLLTLISYVHIVSTILKIRSSQGRLKAFSTCASHLTVVTLYYGTITFIYLQPRSAFSSETDKVVSIIYTVITPMLNPIIYSIRNKDVKSSIIRNPLRQTNPIKKTLI from the coding sequence ATGGGACATCcaaataaaacatctgaaaaattCTTCTTGCTTGGGTTGTCTACTGACCCTTACCTCCAGGTGATTTGCTTCCTTGTCTTCCTGGTGATTTATCTGACCACCTTATCGGGAAATCTTCTTCTGATCTTCGTGGTGAGGAGTAACCCAAAATTACAGACCCCCATGTACTTTTTCCTAAGTAACCTCTCTATTATTGACCTTTGCTTCTCCTCCACCATTGTTCCCATACTTCTACTCAACACCATATCCACAAACGGAAGTATTTCTTTAGATGGCTGTGCAACCCAGATGTTCTTCTCTTTAGTCCTTGGGGCAACAGAATGCTTATTGCTTGCCGTAATGGCCTATGACAGGTATGCAGCTATTTGTAAACCGTTGCACTACAATGCCATCATGAATAAAAAGTCATGCATTGGTTTAGCCTTAATAGCATGGAGTGGTGGTCTAGTAAATGCCACCATTCATGTTGTCCTTACCTTCCAATTGCCCTACTGCAGGTCCCACCATGTCAACCACTTCTTCTGTGAGGTTCCTCCATTTTTACGTTTATCTTGTAGAGACACAAGACTTAATGAGATAGCCATGTACATTGCTGCTGGCATCATTTCTTTATGTGCCTTTCTGTTGACTCTTATTTCCTATGTCCATATTGTCTCCACCATTCTGAAGATTCGTAGCTCACAGGGGAGGCTAAAAGCTTTCTCCacttgtgcttcacatctcacggTTGTCACTCTCTATTATGGGACCATAACGTTTATCTACCTACAACCACGTTCAGCTTTCTCTTCTGAAACGGATAAGGTGGTGTCCATTATCTATACAGTGATCACTCCAATGTTGAACCCTATCATCTACAGCATACGAAACAAGGATGTTAAGAGTTCCATAATTAGAAATCCTCTAAGGCAAACcaatcctataaaaaaaactctaatataG
- the LOC140342486 gene encoding olfactory receptor 5V1-like, with the protein MKPENQTSQTRFVLLGISNIPYLQTLCFVVFLLMYIITLSGNLLLILVVRINPTLQTPMYFFLSNLSIIDICFSSSVVPKFLVNTLSEDKSISLLECAVQMYIHLAMGACESILLAVMAYDRFIAICKPLHYKVIMNGKVCFGLAAMAWSVGFLNSFILVIPTLQLPLCRSNLIDHFFCEIPPFLQMSCTDTRINVIVIYISAGIIVMCSFFLTLISYFHIISSILKIRSSRGRYKTFSTCASHLAVVTVFYGTIMFMYMRPRSAYSPKIDKIVPIVYTAVTPMLNPFIYSIRNKNVKETFKNFQTSQPHL; encoded by the coding sequence ATGAAACCAGAAAACCAGACTTCTCAAACAAGGTTTGTCCTTCTTGGCATATCCAATATCCCTTATCTCCAGACCCTTTGTTTCGTTGTGTTCCTGCTGATGTATATCATTACTCTATCAGGCAATCTTCTTCTAATTCTAGTGGTGAGGATCAACCCAACTCTACAGACGCCCATGTACTTTTTTCTAAGTAATCTCTCCATTATAGACATCTGCTTCTCCTCCAGTGTTGTCCCCAAATTCCTGGTCAACACTTTATCCGAAGACAAAAGTATCTCTCTGTTGGAATGTGCAGTTCAGATGTACATCCATCTAGCCATGGGTGCTTGTGAGTCCATTTTACTGGCAGTCATGGCCTACGACAGATTTATAGCCATCTGCAAGCCATTGCACTATAAAGTCATAATGAACGGGAAGGTTTGTTTCGGGTTGGCCGCCATGGCATGGAGTGTGGGATTCCTCAACTCGTTCATTCTTGTGATCCCTACTTTGCAGCTACCATTGTGCCGATCTAACCTCATCGACCATTTCTTCTGTGAGATACCTCCATTCTTACAAATGTCCTGCACAGATACTCGAATCAATGTCATTGTTATCTATATCTCAGCTGGGATTATTgtgatgtgttcattttttttaactttgatttcatattttcatatcatCTCCTCAATATTAAAGATACGTAGCTCACGAGGAAGGTATAAGACCTTCTCAACTTGTGCTTCGCACCTTGCTGTAGTCACCGTCTTCTATGGGACTATCATGTTTATGTATATGAGACCCCGGAGTGCATATTCCCCAAAGATAGACAAGATTGTGCCAATTGTCTACACAGCTGTAACTCCAATGTTAAATCCCTTCATCTACAGTATAAGAAATAAGAATGTTAAAGAAACCTTTAAAAACTTTCAAACTAGCCAACCCCATCTGTAA